From one Deinococcus aquiradiocola genomic stretch:
- a CDS encoding S8 family peptidase, giving the protein MRKTATAFLGLALTAGLVGHGTADAGRVSPTLLDLAKRNVNTPVGVIVRFRVPDTGAGRATFKALRTQLQGAIAKLGPSAGFVNAALKQSGAELWLDQSVYLKMTPGQAYALSTLPIVDEIFENFKVKVPRAVALSAASAPAGTPWHLQKIGAPQAWAAGFRGQGIRIGHLDTGIDANSPELAGKVAAFQEFDGDGNKVSSAPHDTEQHGTHTAGLLVGKTVGVAPDAKVLSALVLPNTEGTFAQVIAGMQWVLDPDNNADTNDGANVVSMSLGLPGTYQEFVNPVQNMLRAGVIPVFAIGNFGPNAGSTGSPGNIPDVIGVGAVDQSGNVASFSSRGPVNWTGAYTGTFVKPDVVAPGVDITSSYPGGGYGSRSGTSQAAPIAAGAVAVMLSAKPGSTIDTIKNALFGSASNAGSKNNNVGYGLINLPAALGKLGVNAGAQPAPAPTPAPAPTPAPAPTPAPAPAPAPTPAPAPTPAPTPAPAPTPAPAPTPAPAPTPAPSTGKKPSILLIDDDRGQGADVTANLRDAIKANAVAGGAFVIDRSRGPIPLSEFTRYDVVIWATGEQYQNTLDAQDQAVLQQYLSGGGRLIVTGQDIGYDIGSSSFYRDVLKTRFVADSSGNAKFVTSGALGNTAYNLNAAGSAQNQFYPDVISNVGSSVVAATWGTAGANAGTITAQSIRVDQNQSRTTQKTQDVRGLVQNIAAQVIGNVLGNIFGQGQTAQKAPTQKVQAQFAQEEAGAIVLNDAGKYRTVTMGFGLEGLTPTSRSALLKDTLNWLMR; this is encoded by the coding sequence ATGAGAAAAACAGCCACCGCTTTCCTTGGACTGGCCCTGACGGCCGGACTGGTCGGACACGGGACCGCCGACGCGGGCCGCGTCTCGCCCACCCTCCTTGACCTCGCCAAACGCAACGTGAACACCCCGGTGGGCGTCATCGTCCGCTTCCGTGTGCCGGACACCGGCGCGGGCCGCGCGACCTTCAAGGCGCTCCGCACGCAGCTGCAGGGCGCCATCGCGAAGCTCGGGCCGTCCGCGGGCTTCGTGAACGCCGCTCTGAAGCAGTCCGGCGCGGAGCTGTGGCTCGACCAGTCTGTGTACCTCAAGATGACGCCCGGTCAGGCGTACGCGCTGTCCACCCTGCCGATCGTGGATGAGATCTTCGAGAACTTCAAGGTGAAGGTCCCGCGCGCCGTGGCGCTCAGTGCCGCCAGTGCGCCCGCCGGGACGCCGTGGCACCTGCAGAAGATCGGGGCGCCGCAGGCGTGGGCTGCGGGCTTCCGTGGGCAGGGCATCCGCATCGGGCACCTCGACACCGGCATCGACGCGAACAGCCCTGAACTGGCGGGCAAGGTCGCGGCCTTCCAGGAGTTCGACGGGGACGGCAACAAGGTCAGCAGCGCCCCGCACGACACCGAGCAGCACGGCACGCACACGGCGGGCCTGCTGGTCGGCAAGACGGTCGGCGTCGCGCCGGACGCGAAGGTGCTGAGCGCCCTCGTGCTCCCGAACACCGAGGGGACCTTCGCCCAGGTCATCGCGGGCATGCAGTGGGTGCTGGACCCCGACAACAACGCCGACACCAATGACGGCGCGAACGTCGTCAGCATGAGCCTCGGCCTGCCCGGCACGTACCAGGAGTTCGTGAACCCCGTGCAGAACATGCTGCGCGCGGGTGTCATCCCGGTCTTCGCCATCGGGAACTTCGGACCGAACGCGGGCAGCACCGGCAGCCCCGGCAACATTCCCGACGTGATCGGCGTGGGTGCCGTGGACCAGAGCGGCAACGTGGCGTCCTTCAGCTCGCGCGGCCCCGTCAACTGGACGGGTGCGTACACCGGCACCTTCGTGAAGCCGGACGTGGTCGCGCCGGGCGTGGACATCACGTCCAGCTACCCGGGCGGCGGGTACGGTTCGCGCAGCGGCACGTCGCAGGCCGCGCCGATCGCGGCGGGCGCGGTGGCGGTCATGCTGTCCGCCAAGCCGGGCAGCACCATCGACACCATCAAGAACGCGCTGTTCGGCAGCGCCTCGAATGCGGGCAGCAAGAACAACAACGTCGGGTACGGCCTGATCAACCTCCCGGCGGCCCTCGGGAAGCTCGGCGTGAACGCGGGCGCGCAGCCTGCCCCGGCGCCCACTCCTGCTCCTGCGCCCACCCCGGCTCCTGCGCCGACGCCTGCGCCTGCCCCGGCACCGGCCCCCACGCCCGCTCCGGCTCCCACGCCTGCACCCACCCCGGCGCCCGCACCAACACCGGCCCCCGCACCGACACCGGCCCCCGCACCGACACCGGCCCCCAGCACCGGCAAGAAGCCCAGCATCCTGCTGATCGACGACGACCGTGGCCAGGGGGCGGACGTGACGGCGAACCTGCGGGACGCCATCAAGGCGAACGCCGTGGCCGGTGGGGCCTTCGTGATCGACCGTTCGCGCGGCCCGATCCCGCTCTCGGAATTCACGCGGTACGACGTGGTGATCTGGGCGACGGGCGAGCAGTACCAGAACACCCTGGACGCGCAGGACCAGGCGGTGCTGCAGCAGTACCTCTCGGGCGGCGGTCGCCTGATCGTGACGGGGCAGGACATCGGCTACGACATCGGGTCGAGCAGCTTCTACCGTGACGTGCTCAAGACGCGGTTCGTGGCGGACAGCAGCGGCAACGCGAAGTTCGTGACGTCCGGCGCGCTCGGCAACACCGCGTACAACTTGAACGCGGCGGGCAGCGCCCAGAACCAGTTCTACCCGGACGTGATCTCGAACGTGGGCAGCAGCGTCGTGGCGGCCACCTGGGGCACGGCGGGCGCCAACGCGGGCACCATCACCGCGCAGTCCATCCGCGTGGACCAGAACCAGAGCCGCACCACCCAGAAGACGCAGGACGTGCGCGGCCTCGTGCAGAACATCGCCGCGCAGGTGATCGGCAACGTGCTCGGCAACATCTTCGGGCAGGGCCAGACGGCGCAGAAGGCCCCCACCCAGAAGGTGCAGGCGCAGTTCGCGCAGGAGGAGGCGGGCGCCATCGTCCTGAACGACGCGGGCAAGTACCGCACCGTCACGATGGGCTTCGGCCTGGAAGGGCTGACGCCCACCTCGCGCTCGGCGCTCCTGAAGGACACCCTGAACTGGCTGATGCGCTGA
- a CDS encoding FecCD family ABC transporter permease — protein MAWRTALLLALVLLAVLLAVSLGSVNVPLPDTLRGVWHGLRGQTLSGSDVIVWQLRFPRVALGLLVGASLGLCGGAYQGVFRNPLADPYLMGVASGAGLGATLAVVAGWPSAAVPLVALAGSLLSVTVSLALARSGRRLPPVRLILSGVVVGSILTAVSTYLLLLTEDRVRQVFSFTLGNLAFGGWRQVGTVLPYALLGGGTLLLLSRALNMLQLGDLTARSLGLPVERLRLIVIVAASLVTAAAVSYAGIIGFVGLVTPHLVRRVWGGDHRVLLPVSALAGGGLLVLSDLLARTLTRPTELPVGVVTTLLGGPFFLYLLRQTRDDA, from the coding sequence CTGGCGTGGCGCACGGCGCTGCTCTTGGCGCTGGTGCTGCTGGCGGTGCTGCTGGCCGTGTCGCTCGGCAGCGTGAACGTGCCGCTGCCGGACACGCTGCGCGGCGTGTGGCACGGCCTGCGCGGGCAGACGCTCAGTGGGTCGGACGTGATCGTGTGGCAGTTGCGGTTCCCGCGCGTGGCGCTGGGCCTGCTGGTCGGCGCGAGCCTCGGGCTGTGCGGCGGGGCGTACCAGGGCGTGTTCCGTAACCCGCTCGCGGACCCGTACCTGATGGGCGTGGCGAGCGGCGCGGGCCTGGGCGCGACGCTGGCGGTGGTGGCGGGCTGGCCGAGCGCGGCGGTGCCGCTCGTGGCGCTGGCGGGGTCGCTGCTGAGCGTGACGGTGTCGCTGGCCCTGGCACGCAGCGGGCGTCGCCTGCCGCCCGTGCGGCTCATCCTGAGCGGCGTGGTGGTGGGCAGCATCCTGACGGCGGTCAGCACGTACCTGCTGCTGCTCACGGAGGACCGGGTGCGGCAGGTGTTCAGTTTCACGCTGGGGAACCTCGCGTTCGGCGGGTGGCGGCAGGTGGGGACGGTGCTGCCGTACGCGCTGCTGGGCGGCGGGACGCTGCTGCTGCTGTCGCGCGCCCTGAACATGCTGCAGCTGGGCGACCTGACGGCCCGCAGCCTGGGCCTGCCGGTGGAGCGGCTGCGGCTGATCGTGATCGTGGCGGCGAGCCTGGTGACGGCGGCCGCCGTGAGTTACGCGGGCATCATCGGCTTCGTGGGGCTGGTCACGCCTCACCTCGTGCGGCGCGTGTGGGGCGGGGATCACCGGGTGCTGCTGCCGGTGTCGGCCCTGGCGGGCGGGGGGCTGCTGGTGCTGTCGGACCTGCTGGCCCGCACCCTGACGCGCCCGACGGAGCTGCCGGTGGGCGTCGTGACGACGCTGCTGGGCGGGCCGTTCTTCCTGTACCTGCTGCGGCAGACGCGGGACGACGCGTGA
- a CDS encoding APH(3') family aminoglycoside O-phosphotransferase, whose product MSAPDLPDALRRVLPAARWEAVTDGESGAGVWRSTRHVLKAVPRVGLERPLQAEALRLRWLAARLPVPDVLGYEVTPDAEFLAMERLRGVPLHHPDALVHPERVTGLLARALRELHALPVRDCPFNASLVPTLHAARARVEAGLVDAEDFDPEREGRTPASLLRELLLTRPAREDLVVTHGDPCLPNLILDGEYLSGFIDVGRLGIADRHADLALAHRSLGRNLSPQWAERFLDLYGRTLVDPARLQYYALLDELF is encoded by the coding sequence GTGAGTGCCCCCGACCTGCCCGACGCGCTGCGCCGCGTGCTGCCCGCCGCCCGCTGGGAGGCCGTCACGGACGGCGAGTCCGGCGCGGGCGTGTGGCGCAGCACCCGTCACGTCCTCAAGGCCGTGCCGCGCGTGGGCCTGGAGCGGCCCCTGCAGGCCGAAGCGCTGCGCCTGCGCTGGCTGGCCGCCCGCCTGCCCGTCCCGGACGTGCTGGGCTACGAGGTGACGCCGGACGCGGAGTTCCTGGCGATGGAGCGCCTGCGCGGCGTGCCGCTGCACCACCCGGACGCGCTGGTGCACCCGGAGCGCGTGACGGGCCTGCTGGCGCGCGCCCTGCGCGAACTGCACGCGCTGCCGGTCCGTGACTGCCCCTTCAACGCGTCCCTGGTGCCCACCCTGCATGCCGCCCGCGCGCGCGTCGAGGCGGGCCTCGTGGACGCGGAGGACTTCGACCCGGAACGCGAGGGTCGCACGCCCGCCAGCCTCCTGCGCGAACTGCTGCTCACGCGGCCCGCGCGGGAGGACCTGGTGGTCACGCACGGCGACCCCTGCCTCCCGAACCTGATCCTGGACGGCGAGTACCTGAGCGGCTTCATCGACGTGGGCCGCCTGGGCATCGCGGACCGGCACGCGGACCTCGCGCTCGCGCACCGCAGCCTGGGCCGCAACCTGTCGCCGCAATGGGCGGAACGCTTCCTGGACCTGTACGGGCGCACGCTGGTGGACCCGGCGCGCCTGCAGTACTACGCGCTGCTCGACGAACTGTTCTGA
- a CDS encoding FAD-binding domain-containing protein → MTGTPLPADLPDDRLPDVLGKALAGLYTGPARLPARPGGRTEALAALHAWTGAGYANRNFLHGNVSRLSMYLRHGMLGLREVAAHARSVMRGRERDEFLRQLAWAEFYRLVLRQEGARVLGNLEDPKYPARWTPDLPDDVRTGATGLPCVDAWLRHLMRDGWMHNHERLWFAAYLVHWRGVHWRAGYALFREHLLDGDIANNALSWQWVASTFSNKPYFMNRDNIDRYSSGRWCGTCTAECPFRAPYETLEGQLFGGRA, encoded by the coding sequence ATGACTGGCACCCCCCTCCCGGCCGACCTGCCGGACGACCGCCTGCCCGACGTGCTCGGCAAGGCCCTCGCGGGCCTGTACACCGGCCCGGCCCGCCTGCCCGCCCGCCCCGGCGGCCGCACCGAGGCCCTCGCGGCCCTGCACGCCTGGACGGGCGCCGGGTACGCGAACCGCAACTTCCTGCACGGCAACGTGTCTCGCCTGAGCATGTACCTGCGGCACGGCATGCTGGGCCTGCGCGAGGTGGCCGCGCACGCGAGGAGCGTCATGCGCGGCCGGGAACGCGACGAGTTCCTGCGGCAGCTGGCGTGGGCGGAATTCTACCGGCTGGTGCTGCGGCAGGAGGGCGCACGTGTCCTCGGGAACCTGGAGGACCCCAAGTACCCCGCCCGCTGGACGCCCGACCTCCCGGACGACGTGCGGACCGGCGCGACGGGCCTGCCGTGCGTGGACGCGTGGCTGAGGCACCTCATGCGGGACGGCTGGATGCACAACCACGAGAGGTTGTGGTTCGCGGCGTACCTCGTGCACTGGCGCGGCGTGCACTGGCGGGCCGGGTACGCCCTGTTCCGCGAGCACCTGCTCGACGGGGACATCGCCAACAACGCCCTGTCGTGGCAGTGGGTGGCGAGCACCTTCAGCAACAAGCCGTACTTCATGAACCGCGACAACATCGACCGGTACAGTTCCGGCCGCTGGTGCGGCACCTGCACGGCCGAGTGCCCCTTCCGCGCGCCCTACGAGACGCTGGAGGGGCAGCTGTTCGGGGGGCGCGCGTGA
- a CDS encoding deoxyribodipyrimidine photo-lyase, translating into MIQPERLHVLRPGVPRSGQYVLYWMQSAVRSAHNQALAYAVQEANRLKVPVLAVFGLTPSYPAATARHYLYLLQGVRDARAGLQERGVPLLVGLTGVHGPAEAALALAPGAALIVTERGYLRQLRAWRAWLTERLAAQHADLPFVEVESELVVPVGVTSVKQEYAARTIRPRIHRALPQYLTAYEDPDPQHHLRDVPRPTELEWLHPHDLKDPAGLVRRFGVQGVPPGREEGGEVAAQAQLRHFLTRLDRYDRDRNDPTLDGASGLSAHLHYGQLSALQVALAVQDHGGPGVDAYLEELVVRRELSFNLCWYSPHYDTFEVVPDWARRTLQDHRHDERRDLYTPDELEAAATHDPYWNAAQRQMTATGRMHNYLRMYWGKKVLEWTPDPEQAHATLVRLNDRYEQDGRDPNSYAGIGWVFGLHDRPWTRRPIFGTVRYMNAAGLKRKFDIETYARRWNGPQGDPDPTL; encoded by the coding sequence ATGATTCAGCCAGAGCGGCTCCACGTTCTCCGTCCCGGCGTCCCGAGGTCCGGGCAGTACGTCCTGTACTGGATGCAGTCCGCCGTGCGTTCTGCGCACAACCAGGCGCTCGCGTACGCCGTGCAGGAAGCGAACCGGCTGAAGGTGCCGGTCCTCGCGGTGTTCGGCCTGACGCCCTCGTACCCGGCCGCGACCGCCCGCCACTACCTGTACCTGCTGCAGGGCGTCCGCGACGCGCGCGCGGGCCTGCAGGAGCGTGGCGTGCCGCTGCTCGTGGGCCTGACCGGCGTGCACGGCCCGGCCGAGGCGGCCCTCGCGCTCGCGCCCGGCGCGGCCCTGATCGTCACGGAACGCGGTTACCTGCGGCAGCTGCGCGCGTGGCGCGCGTGGCTGACCGAGCGTCTCGCCGCGCAGCACGCCGACCTGCCGTTCGTGGAGGTCGAGTCGGAACTCGTCGTGCCGGTCGGCGTCACGTCCGTCAAGCAGGAGTACGCGGCGCGCACCATCCGGCCCCGCATCCACCGCGCCCTCCCGCAGTACCTGACGGCGTACGAGGACCCGGACCCGCAGCACCACCTGCGGGACGTGCCGCGACCCACGGAGCTGGAGTGGCTCCACCCGCACGACCTGAAGGACCCGGCGGGCCTCGTGCGGCGGTTCGGGGTGCAGGGCGTCCCGCCGGGCCGCGAGGAGGGCGGCGAGGTCGCCGCTCAGGCGCAGCTGCGGCACTTCCTGACGCGCCTCGACCGGTACGACCGCGACCGCAACGACCCCACCCTGGACGGCGCGTCGGGCCTGTCCGCGCACCTGCATTACGGGCAGCTGTCGGCGCTGCAGGTGGCGCTCGCCGTGCAGGACCACGGCGGTCCCGGCGTGGACGCGTACCTGGAGGAACTCGTGGTGCGGCGCGAACTGAGCTTCAACCTCTGCTGGTACAGCCCGCACTACGACACCTTCGAGGTCGTGCCCGACTGGGCGAGACGCACCCTGCAGGACCACCGACACGACGAGCGCCGCGACCTGTACACCCCTGACGAACTGGAGGCCGCCGCCACGCACGACCCTTACTGGAACGCCGCACAGCGCCAGATGACGGCCACCGGACGCATGCACAACTACCTGCGGATGTACTGGGGCAAGAAGGTCCTCGAATGGACGCCGGACCCCGAGCAGGCGCACGCGACGCTCGTGCGCCTCAACGACCGCTACGAGCAGGACGGCCGCGACCCGAACAGTTACGCGGGCATCGGCTGGGTCTTTGGCCTGCACGACCGCCCGTGGACGCGCCGCCCGATCTTCGGCACGGTGCGCTACATGAACGCCGCAGGCCTGAAGCGCAAGTTCGACATCGAAACGTACGCGCGCCGCTGGAACGGCCCGCAAGGTGACCCCGACCCCACCCTCTGA
- a CDS encoding ABC transporter ATP-binding protein — translation MTAPAPHEGPPEGVGASLVAHDLHVRAGRALAVRGVNAEFRRAAFTAIIGPNGAGKSTLLRALMGLDAPSDGEVTLAGRPLARWGRRERAARLSYLAQGEALPPGARVRDVVALGRGAGHWRWGLLPPPGEAAADRDAVRDAMQRTDVLPFAERRVEELSGGERQRVSLARALAAEPHFLLLDEPTNHLDLGYAAELLNYLRCEAAGGVGVIAVLHDLTLASQADALLLLHEGRVLAHGAPQDVLTPAHLLTAYNLRAEVLRHSGRLIVVPDLNGRPHTT, via the coding sequence GTGACCGCCCCCGCGCCGCACGAGGGGCCGCCGGAGGGGGTGGGCGCGTCGCTGGTCGCGCACGACCTGCACGTCCGGGCGGGCCGGGCGCTGGCGGTGCGCGGCGTGAACGCCGAGTTCCGGCGGGCGGCGTTCACGGCGATCATCGGGCCGAACGGGGCGGGCAAGAGCACGCTGCTGCGCGCCCTGATGGGCCTGGACGCCCCGTCGGACGGCGAGGTGACGCTGGCGGGCCGCCCGCTCGCCCGCTGGGGTCGCCGCGAGCGGGCCGCGCGGCTCTCGTACCTCGCGCAGGGCGAGGCGCTCCCGCCGGGCGCGCGCGTGCGGGACGTGGTGGCGCTCGGGCGGGGCGCGGGGCACTGGCGCTGGGGGCTGCTCCCGCCGCCCGGCGAGGCGGCCGCCGACCGCGACGCGGTACGGGACGCGATGCAGCGCACGGACGTGCTGCCGTTCGCGGAACGCCGGGTGGAGGAACTGTCGGGCGGCGAACGGCAACGCGTGTCGCTGGCGCGCGCGCTGGCGGCCGAACCGCACTTCCTGCTGCTGGACGAACCGACCAACCACCTGGACCTGGGGTACGCGGCCGAACTGCTGAACTACCTGCGGTGCGAGGCGGCGGGCGGGGTGGGCGTGATCGCGGTGCTGCACGACCTGACGCTCGCGTCGCAGGCGGACGCGCTGCTGCTGCTGCACGAGGGGCGGGTGCTGGCGCACGGCGCGCCGCAGGACGTGCTGACGCCCGCGCATCTCCTCACCGCGTACAATCTGAGGGCCGAGGTGCTGAGACACTCGGGACGGCTGATCGTGGTCCCGGACCTGAACGGACGCCCGCACACGACCTGA
- a CDS encoding ABC transporter substrate-binding protein, with protein sequence MQKLLPVLTLAVLSHAAATTYPLTLTDDLGRKVTLRAEPKRIVSVLPSSTETVCALGACARLVGVDEYSNFPAQVNALPKVGGLYTPNIEAMVALKPDLVIVGKSGKLADSLTAAGVPVLALNPETYEEVFSKTLTLGRVLNREAAAKNLVVQMRRDIAKVEILTRNAPHRPSAYYEIDPTPYTAGPNSFIGVLLGKAGATNIIPASLGEFPKISPELVVQANPELMLGLDVATARARPGWAGLRAVRSGRVVSVPAGSTLDDILNRPGPRLPLALAALAKIVHPELFR encoded by the coding sequence ATGCAGAAACTTCTTCCGGTCCTGACCCTGGCGGTCCTGAGCCACGCGGCCGCCACCACGTACCCCCTCACCCTGACGGACGACCTGGGCCGCAAGGTCACGCTGCGCGCCGAGCCGAAACGCATCGTGAGCGTCCTGCCGAGCAGCACCGAGACGGTGTGCGCGCTGGGCGCGTGCGCGCGGCTGGTGGGCGTGGACGAGTACTCGAACTTCCCGGCGCAGGTGAACGCCCTGCCGAAGGTGGGCGGGCTGTACACGCCGAACATCGAGGCGATGGTGGCGCTCAAGCCGGACCTCGTGATCGTCGGGAAGTCCGGGAAGCTGGCGGACAGCCTGACGGCGGCGGGCGTGCCGGTCCTGGCCCTCAACCCGGAGACGTACGAGGAGGTGTTCAGCAAGACGCTGACGCTGGGCCGCGTGCTGAACCGCGAGGCGGCCGCGAAGAACCTCGTGGTCCAGATGCGGCGCGACATCGCGAAGGTCGAGATCCTGACGCGCAACGCGCCGCACCGGCCGAGCGCGTACTACGAGATCGACCCGACGCCGTACACGGCCGGGCCGAACAGTTTCATCGGGGTGCTGCTCGGGAAGGCAGGCGCGACGAACATCATTCCGGCGAGCCTGGGCGAATTTCCGAAGATCTCGCCGGAACTGGTGGTGCAGGCCAACCCGGAGCTGATGCTGGGCCTGGACGTGGCGACGGCGCGCGCGCGTCCCGGCTGGGCGGGCCTGCGGGCCGTGCGGTCCGGCCGCGTGGTGAGCGTCCCGGCGGGCAGCACGCTGGACGACATCCTGAACCGGCCGGGGCCGCGCCTGCCGCTGGCGCTGGCGGCCCTCGCGAAGATCGTGCATCCGGAACTGTTCCGGTGA
- a CDS encoding (2Fe-2S) ferredoxin domain-containing protein, whose product MTPPYFRTSAHLLVCQHTNCRTRGSDLLYRALWNALDRERLAYFKTGGSVRLTESGCLGACTSGPVMCVYRQRDAAAGGSGGLEEAWYAATTLPLALRVARAAHEGTDLPTDGRYGP is encoded by the coding sequence ATGACGCCACCTTACTTCCGCACGTCCGCCCACCTGCTCGTCTGCCAGCACACCAACTGCCGGACGCGCGGCTCCGACCTGCTGTACCGCGCCCTGTGGAACGCGCTGGACCGTGAGCGGCTCGCGTACTTCAAGACGGGCGGCAGCGTGCGCCTCACCGAGAGCGGCTGTCTGGGCGCGTGCACGTCCGGGCCGGTGATGTGCGTGTACCGGCAGCGGGACGCGGCGGCAGGTGGGTCCGGGGGGCTGGAGGAGGCGTGGTACGCGGCGACCACGCTGCCGCTCGCGCTGCGGGTGGCGCGCGCCGCGCACGAGGGCACGGACCTGCCCACCGACGGGCGGTACGGCCCGTGA
- a CDS encoding AMP-binding protein: protein MKRPLTPLDFVRRALKLYPDRPAILHGDLRLTYREWGERLWRLVHALRAAGVRPGDHVAVLSPNTHEGLLAYAAVPWLGAVLVPLNTRLTPAEYRFQLEFADVRLLLCDVSLLDRVQDVAAATGLGVWGMGAGEGGAAFETRLLEASADPVPFPLDLDEDSPITINFTSGTTSNPKGVMLTHRNAYMDGIGVMLYLQLSPDSVYLHTLPNFHVNGWGGVWAVQGMGSANVMLPAVRADEIYAAIERHGVTHLCAAPTVLSMITDPAVARPVPPVRVATAGSPPHARIIADMDALGFEVLQVYGLSETSPLVTVAELTREQRALPIAERAVLMARQGYEMVNAGEVDVVTPDMRPVPHDGETLGEIVVQSNLVMLGYYKNPAATAEAFAGGWFHTGDMACVHPDGRIEIRDRNKDVIISGGENISSVEVEGVLYRHAAVREAVVVAMPDDRWGEVPCAFVVLHAGHAVTPEELTVFVRGHLAGFKVPKRFEYLDDLPKTASGKFQKFVLRNALWEGRARGVN, encoded by the coding sequence ATGAAGAGGCCGCTCACGCCGCTGGATTTCGTCCGTCGCGCCCTGAAGCTCTACCCGGACCGTCCGGCGATCCTGCACGGCGACCTGCGCCTCACGTACCGCGAGTGGGGCGAGCGGCTGTGGCGGCTCGTGCACGCGCTGCGCGCCGCGGGCGTCCGGCCGGGCGATCACGTGGCGGTCCTGTCCCCCAACACGCACGAGGGCCTGCTGGCGTACGCGGCCGTGCCGTGGCTCGGCGCGGTCCTCGTGCCGCTCAACACGCGCCTCACGCCCGCCGAGTACCGCTTCCAGCTGGAGTTCGCGGACGTGCGCCTGCTGCTGTGCGACGTTTCCCTGCTGGACCGCGTGCAGGACGTGGCGGCCGCGACCGGCCTCGGGGTGTGGGGCATGGGGGCAGGGGAGGGCGGCGCGGCCTTCGAGACGCGGCTGCTGGAGGCGTCCGCCGACCCGGTCCCGTTCCCGCTCGATCTGGACGAGGACTCGCCCATCACCATCAACTTCACGTCCGGCACGACCAGCAACCCGAAGGGCGTGATGCTCACGCACCGCAACGCGTACATGGACGGCATCGGCGTGATGCTGTACCTGCAGCTGTCGCCGGACAGCGTGTACCTGCACACCCTCCCGAACTTCCACGTGAACGGCTGGGGCGGCGTGTGGGCCGTGCAGGGCATGGGGAGCGCGAACGTGATGCTGCCCGCCGTGCGCGCCGACGAGATCTACGCCGCCATCGAGCGGCACGGCGTCACGCACCTGTGCGCGGCCCCCACGGTGCTGAGCATGATCACGGACCCGGCGGTGGCGCGGCCCGTGCCGCCCGTCCGTGTGGCGACGGCGGGCAGTCCGCCGCACGCGCGGATCATCGCGGACATGGACGCGCTGGGCTTCGAGGTGCTGCAGGTGTACGGCCTGTCCGAGACGAGTCCGCTCGTGACGGTCGCGGAACTGACGCGCGAGCAGCGGGCGCTCCCCATCGCGGAGCGTGCCGTGCTGATGGCCCGGCAGGGGTACGAGATGGTGAACGCGGGCGAGGTGGACGTCGTGACGCCGGACATGCGGCCCGTCCCGCACGACGGGGAGACGCTGGGCGAGATCGTGGTGCAGAGCAACCTCGTGATGCTCGGGTACTACAAGAACCCCGCCGCGACCGCCGAGGCCTTCGCGGGCGGGTGGTTCCACACGGGCGACATGGCCTGCGTCCACCCGGACGGCCGCATCGAGATCCGCGACCGCAACAAGGACGTGATCATCTCCGGTGGCGAGAACATCAGCAGCGTCGAGGTGGAGGGCGTGCTGTACCGGCACGCGGCGGTGCGGGAGGCGGTGGTGGTCGCCATGCCGGACGACCGCTGGGGCGAGGTGCCGTGCGCGTTCGTGGTGCTGCACGCCGGGCACGCCGTGACGCCCGAGGAACTGACGGTGTTCGTGCGCGGTCACCTGGCGGGCTTCAAGGTCCCGAAACGCTTCGAGTACCTCGACGACCTCCCCAAGACCGCGAGCGGGAAATTCCAGAAGTTCGTGCTCCGCAACGCCCTCTGGGAGGGCCGGGCGCGCGGCGTGAACTGA
- a CDS encoding deoxyribodipyrimidine photo-lyase: protein MTGRVVWMHGDGLSVTDPALHAHPDAPAVFVFDRPFLRGTPVAFPRLAFMYQGVRDVAAHRPGLTEVRVGGVAEELAAFAARHAATELHVTRNFTPDFARIVDDLRAACPEVRVVIHEPERLTGYAGPLRRFFGFWKKVEREVLHGDAPARGHR from the coding sequence GTGACGGGCCGCGTCGTGTGGATGCACGGCGACGGGCTGTCCGTCACGGACCCCGCCCTGCACGCGCATCCGGACGCGCCCGCCGTGTTCGTGTTCGACCGGCCGTTCCTGCGGGGGACGCCCGTCGCGTTCCCGCGCCTGGCGTTCATGTATCAGGGTGTCCGGGACGTCGCCGCGCACCGTCCGGGCCTGACCGAGGTGCGGGTGGGCGGTGTGGCGGAGGAACTGGCGGCCTTCGCGGCGCGGCACGCGGCGACGGAACTGCACGTCACGCGCAATTTCACGCCGGACTTCGCGCGCATCGTGGACGACCTGCGGGCCGCCTGCCCGGAGGTGCGCGTCGTGATTCACGAGCCGGAGCGCCTGACCGGGTACGCGGGGCCGCTGCGGCGCTTCTTCGGGTTCTGGAAGAAGGTCGAGCGCGAGGTGCTGCACGGCGACGCCCCGGCGCGCGGTCACCGCTGA